In Numida meleagris isolate 19003 breed g44 Domestic line chromosome 3, NumMel1.0, whole genome shotgun sequence, the following are encoded in one genomic region:
- the LYRM2 gene encoding LYR motif-containing protein 2 isoform X1 produces the protein MAASRLPPSALTLRQFLRRQQVLQLYRRILRTLRDVPTEADRRHLQEWAREEFRRNKDATEEDAIRMMITQGHMQLRELQRALKLAKS, from the exons ATGGCCGCCAGCCGCTTGCCGCCCAGCGCCCTCACCCTGCGGCAG TTCCTGAGGCggcagcaggtgctgcagctgtACAGGAGGATCCTGCGGACCCTAAGAGATGTCCCCACAGAGGCAGACCGCCGCCATCTCCAGGAGTGGGCCCGGGAGGAGTTCCGGAGGAATAAAGATGCTACAGAAGAG gatGCAATCCGGATGATGATTACTCAAGGCCACATGCAGCTGCGGGAACTTCAGAGAGCACTGAAGTTGGCCAAGTCCTGA
- the LYRM2 gene encoding LYR motif-containing protein 2 isoform X2 produces the protein MPPSAQGRLRGGTRRRSKWRPLCPARRAGRGGAVRHGRQPLAAQRPHPAAEADRRHLQEWAREEFRRNKDATEEDAIRMMITQGHMQLRELQRALKLAKS, from the exons ATGCCGCCTTCAGCTCAGGGGCGGCTCCGGGGAGGGACGCGGCGGCGCAGCAAATGGCGGCCGCTGTGCCCCGCCCGCCGGGCCGGGAGAGGCGGGGCCGTGCGCCATGGCCGCCAGCCGCTTGCCGCCCAGCGCCCTCACCCTGCGGCAG AGGCAGACCGCCGCCATCTCCAGGAGTGGGCCCGGGAGGAGTTCCGGAGGAATAAAGATGCTACAGAAGAG gatGCAATCCGGATGATGATTACTCAAGGCCACATGCAGCTGCGGGAACTTCAGAGAGCACTGAAGTTGGCCAAGTCCTGA